The proteins below come from a single Mytilus edulis chromosome 5, xbMytEdul2.2, whole genome shotgun sequence genomic window:
- the LOC139522696 gene encoding large ribosomal subunit protein mL38-like isoform X1: MSQAMKRLKSFLQNVITVDRQQVRTKMYWPRKIEPEEEKTHAQRITEMKQTDPELDKVINIGFPVTKFDRTERKKIKHQLKESIAEKELDLERAARTRTLNVPLEEVKKIYTQEMQRFHWKSLAEHYGIYRDLFDNAMFYQCVNMDISYDFDEEYVSKVHIGNRLKPSEVKSKPYVEYTADPDTWWTIAMTAPDSHLQDNNMEYLHWLIGNIPGNDLNKGEELCNYLPPFPVHGTGYHRYVFVLYKQNRKIDFSKDRRPENCTSLQDRSFSTLEFYRSLQDDLTPASVNMFQSDWDESVRDTFWNILDMKEPRFEFKHPPPYHPLQKWYPHRQPFNLYLDRYRDIKDCCFFIYRYLDRYRDIKDLNEEVLKDRLKDLKPFEPPPQQKYPVLNMIKYKQISGVQPTWRRPKLRHKYLKEMHWNDSEDKVI; the protein is encoded by the exons ATGTCGCAAGCAATGAAGAGATTAAAAAGTTTTCTGCAAAATGTTATTACAGTTGATCGACAACAAGTCAGAACGAAGATGTATTGGCCGAGAAAGATTGAACCcgaagaagaaaaaacacatgCACAACGAATTACTG AAATGAAACAGACAGATCCAGAGTTAGACAAAGTGATTAACATTGGATTTCCAGTCACCAAATTTGACAGAACAGAAAGAAAAAAGATCAAACACCAATTGAAAGAGTCCATAGCAGAAAAAGAACTAGACTTAGAAAGAGCTGCTAGAACAAGAACAT TAAACGTCCCATTAGAAGAAGTGAAGAAAATCTACACACAGGAAATGCAAAGATTTCACTGGAAGTCCTTAGCAGAACATTATGGGATATATAGAGACTTATTTGACAATGCTATGTTTTATCAGTGTGTCAATATGGACATAAGTTACGATTTTGATGAGGAATATGTATCTAAAGTTCATATCGGAAACAGACTAAAACCATCTGAG GTAAAATCCAAACCTTACGTTGAATATACAGCTGACCCTGACACCTGGTGGACAATTGCTATGACAGCGCCAGACAGTCATTTACAGGATAACAACATGGAGTATTTACACTGGCTCAT aggCAATATACCAGGAAATGATTTAAATAAAGGAGAAGAACTCTGTAATTATTTACCACCTTTTCCTGTTCATGGCACTGGTTACCATAGATATGTTTTtgtgttgtataaacaaaacagaaaaatagaTTTTAGTAAAGACAGAAGACCAGAGAATTG CACATCATTACAAGACAGAAGCTTCAGTACACTAGAGTTCTATCGAAGTTTACAGGATGACCTTACTCCAGCCAGTGTAAACATGTTCCAAAGTGATTGGGATGAGTCAGTTAGAGAtacattttggaatattttag ACATGAAAGAACCAAGATTTGAATTTAAACATCCACCTCCGTACCATCCCCTACAGAAATGGTATCCTCATCGCCAGCCATTTAACTT atacCTAGATAGGTACAGAGATATCAAAGATTGTTGTTTCTTTATTTACAGATACCTAGATAGGTACAGAGATATCAAAGATCTAAATGAAGAAGTACTGAAAGACAGACTGAAGGATTTAAAGCCGTTTGAACCTCCACCTCAACAGAAATACCCTGTGTTAAATATGATTAAGTATAAACAAATATCTGGTGTACAGCCAACATGGAGAAGACCTAAACTAAGGCATAAATACCTCAAAGAAA
- the LOC139522625 gene encoding uncharacterized protein, which produces MDTSLCQSCSKIGTSASAIVICLDCKEGLCKPCLNAHKENPEYIIHRISEVNSNQRCMFAASSINTNKDDVLPTLSILKFKFEREINILYDGKVYISSLAVTKDNRVILCNTRSKNLLVYNENGQHIQYCKLHGEPWDIAFIHGGSKAVVTLENMSAIQFIETSPTVNPGKSLSLPQKCYGVTVIHNHVYLGGRGSIYVIDNAGKPVTSFDVGVNGFVWYLHPGPSETLLFTSYDFDDVGSLNLKTGKYYFRCENKTIKGPEGITTDQSANIYIACRDSENIQRLTPTGVCQSIVLSSKDKVKKPYGLAFNSQCTKLFVANNDGQSISIYLGF; this is translated from the coding sequence ATGGACACGTCCCTCTGTCAATCTTGTTCCAAAATAGGTACATCCGCTTCCGCTATTGTGATTTGCTTAGACTGCAAGGAAGGTTTATGTAAGCCATGCTTGAATGCACACAAAGAGAATCCTGAATATATCATTCATAGAATCAGTGAAGTAAATTCTAACCAGAGATGTATGTTTGCAGCATCCAGTATCAATACAAACAAAGATGATGTACTGCCTACTCTTTCAAtacttaaattcaaatttgaacgTGAAATTAACATATTATATGATGGAAAAGTCTATATCTCGAGCCTAGCTGTAACCAAGGATAACCGTGTCATTCTCTGTAACACAAGAAGTAAAAACCTGCTAGTTTACAACGAAAATGGACAACACATTCAATATTGTAAGCTGCACGGGGAACCTTGGGACATTGCATTTATACATGGCGGGAGCAAAGCCGTTGTAACGTTGGAAAATATGTCTGCTATACAGTTTATTGAGACCAGCCCTACAGTGAACCCTGGAAAGAGCCTCTCATTACCACAGAAATGTTATGGAGTGACTGTTATTCACAACCATGTTTATTTGGGTGGACGTGGTAGTATCTATGTGATAGATAATGCAGGGAAACCAGTTACATCTTTTGACGTAGGTGTAAATGGATTTGTATGGTACCTTCATCCAGGACCATCGGAAACCCTTCTATTTACATCTTATGATTTTGATGATGTTGGGAGTCTAAACTTAAAGACTGGAAAATATTATTTCCGTTGTGAGAATAAAACAATTAAAGGACCGGAAGGTATAACGACGGACCAAAGCGCAAATATTTATATAGCATGCAGGGACTCTGAAAACATCCAAAGATTGACACCTACTGGAGTATGCCAGAGTATAGTTTTATCATCGAAAGATAAAGTTAAAAAACCATATGGACTTGCCTTCAACTCACAATGCACGAAATTATTTGTAGCAAACAATGATGGACAATCAATCTCGATTTATTTAGGCTTTTGA
- the LOC139522696 gene encoding large ribosomal subunit protein mL38-like isoform X2 encodes MSQAMKRLKSFLQNVITVDRQQVRTKMYWPRKIEPEEEKTHAQRITEMKQTDPELDKVINIGFPVTKFDRTERKKIKHQLKESIAEKELDLERAARTRTLNVPLEEVKKIYTQEMQRFHWKSLAEHYGIYRDLFDNAMFYQCVNMDISYDFDEEYVSKVHIGNRLKPSEVKSKPYVEYTADPDTWWTIAMTAPDSHLQDNNMEYLHWLIGNIPGNDLNKGEELCNYLPPFPVHGTGYHRYVFVLYKQNRKIDFSKDRRPENCTSLQDRSFSTLEFYRSLQDDLTPASVNMFQSDWDESVRDTFWNILDMKEPRFEFKHPPPYHPLQKWYPHRQPFNLYLDRYRDIKDLNEEVLKDRLKDLKPFEPPPQQKYPVLNMIKYKQISGVQPTWRRPKLRHKYLKEMHWNDSEDKVI; translated from the exons ATGTCGCAAGCAATGAAGAGATTAAAAAGTTTTCTGCAAAATGTTATTACAGTTGATCGACAACAAGTCAGAACGAAGATGTATTGGCCGAGAAAGATTGAACCcgaagaagaaaaaacacatgCACAACGAATTACTG AAATGAAACAGACAGATCCAGAGTTAGACAAAGTGATTAACATTGGATTTCCAGTCACCAAATTTGACAGAACAGAAAGAAAAAAGATCAAACACCAATTGAAAGAGTCCATAGCAGAAAAAGAACTAGACTTAGAAAGAGCTGCTAGAACAAGAACAT TAAACGTCCCATTAGAAGAAGTGAAGAAAATCTACACACAGGAAATGCAAAGATTTCACTGGAAGTCCTTAGCAGAACATTATGGGATATATAGAGACTTATTTGACAATGCTATGTTTTATCAGTGTGTCAATATGGACATAAGTTACGATTTTGATGAGGAATATGTATCTAAAGTTCATATCGGAAACAGACTAAAACCATCTGAG GTAAAATCCAAACCTTACGTTGAATATACAGCTGACCCTGACACCTGGTGGACAATTGCTATGACAGCGCCAGACAGTCATTTACAGGATAACAACATGGAGTATTTACACTGGCTCAT aggCAATATACCAGGAAATGATTTAAATAAAGGAGAAGAACTCTGTAATTATTTACCACCTTTTCCTGTTCATGGCACTGGTTACCATAGATATGTTTTtgtgttgtataaacaaaacagaaaaatagaTTTTAGTAAAGACAGAAGACCAGAGAATTG CACATCATTACAAGACAGAAGCTTCAGTACACTAGAGTTCTATCGAAGTTTACAGGATGACCTTACTCCAGCCAGTGTAAACATGTTCCAAAGTGATTGGGATGAGTCAGTTAGAGAtacattttggaatattttag ACATGAAAGAACCAAGATTTGAATTTAAACATCCACCTCCGTACCATCCCCTACAGAAATGGTATCCTCATCGCCAGCCATTTAACTT ATACCTAGATAGGTACAGAGATATCAAAGATCTAAATGAAGAAGTACTGAAAGACAGACTGAAGGATTTAAAGCCGTTTGAACCTCCACCTCAACAGAAATACCCTGTGTTAAATATGATTAAGTATAAACAAATATCTGGTGTACAGCCAACATGGAGAAGACCTAAACTAAGGCATAAATACCTCAAAGAAA
- the LOC139522696 gene encoding large ribosomal subunit protein mL38-like isoform X3, whose translation MSQAMKRLKSFLQNVITVDRQQVRTKMYWPRKIEPEEEKTHAQRITEMKQTDPELDKVINIGFPVTKFDRTERKKIKHQLKESIAEKELDLERAARTRTLNVPLEEVKKIYTQEMQRFHWKSLAEHYGIYRDLFDNAMFYQCVNMDISYDFDEEYVSKVHIGNRLKPSEVKSKPYVEYTADPDTWWTIAMTAPDSHLQDNNMEYLHWLIGNIPGNDLNKGEELCNYLPPFPVHGTGYHRYVFVLYKQNRKIDFSKDRRPENCTSLQDRSFSTLEFYRSLQDDLTPASVNMFQSDWDESVRDTFWNILDMKEPRFEFKHPPPYHPLQKWYPHRQPFNLYLDRYRDITDCCFF comes from the exons ATGTCGCAAGCAATGAAGAGATTAAAAAGTTTTCTGCAAAATGTTATTACAGTTGATCGACAACAAGTCAGAACGAAGATGTATTGGCCGAGAAAGATTGAACCcgaagaagaaaaaacacatgCACAACGAATTACTG AAATGAAACAGACAGATCCAGAGTTAGACAAAGTGATTAACATTGGATTTCCAGTCACCAAATTTGACAGAACAGAAAGAAAAAAGATCAAACACCAATTGAAAGAGTCCATAGCAGAAAAAGAACTAGACTTAGAAAGAGCTGCTAGAACAAGAACAT TAAACGTCCCATTAGAAGAAGTGAAGAAAATCTACACACAGGAAATGCAAAGATTTCACTGGAAGTCCTTAGCAGAACATTATGGGATATATAGAGACTTATTTGACAATGCTATGTTTTATCAGTGTGTCAATATGGACATAAGTTACGATTTTGATGAGGAATATGTATCTAAAGTTCATATCGGAAACAGACTAAAACCATCTGAG GTAAAATCCAAACCTTACGTTGAATATACAGCTGACCCTGACACCTGGTGGACAATTGCTATGACAGCGCCAGACAGTCATTTACAGGATAACAACATGGAGTATTTACACTGGCTCAT aggCAATATACCAGGAAATGATTTAAATAAAGGAGAAGAACTCTGTAATTATTTACCACCTTTTCCTGTTCATGGCACTGGTTACCATAGATATGTTTTtgtgttgtataaacaaaacagaaaaatagaTTTTAGTAAAGACAGAAGACCAGAGAATTG CACATCATTACAAGACAGAAGCTTCAGTACACTAGAGTTCTATCGAAGTTTACAGGATGACCTTACTCCAGCCAGTGTAAACATGTTCCAAAGTGATTGGGATGAGTCAGTTAGAGAtacattttggaatattttag ACATGAAAGAACCAAGATTTGAATTTAAACATCCACCTCCGTACCATCCCCTACAGAAATGGTATCCTCATCGCCAGCCATTTAACTT ATACCTAGATAGGTACAGAGATATCACAGATTGTTGTTTCTTTTAA